In Eriocheir sinensis breed Jianghai 21 chromosome 29, ASM2467909v1, whole genome shotgun sequence, a single genomic region encodes these proteins:
- the LOC127005230 gene encoding deoxyribonuclease-2-alpha-like, producing MGNCWSIGIFLIVFLGTFCVWNCMTRDEPGDTSDWYGCRDQKGAPVDSFVVYKLPHDRHAQFAPLQEGTAYMYLTPETASRLQSGGVSSVFSEYRDLASGWVLSKVSISNESSMVARTLSRLYSDPELSKKAAFILYNDEFPNGTKSMTKGHTKGVVVMTLNGGFWLIHSVPMFPPPPEDGSYSFPHSAHRYGQTMLCISLPADQSQSLGYQLLQNNPFMYSANMPASLSTKFSLLTKVMEGERPSAPPWYHITSITSQGGKTFTSFAKYRKYNQDLYSGLVAPTLQTDILVESWRNGPHPLPSTCNMTYRVENIQEVTARAPSTNFSTHRDHSKWVVAAQPDKPYVCIGDINRMETQFERAGGTVCMSSLSIWYRFHNLVQTEEACPLAV from the exons ATGGGGAACTGTTGGTCGATTGGGATCTTTTTAATCGTGTTTTTGGGGACCTTCTGCGTGTGGAACTGCATGACCCGCGACGAGCCCGGGGACACCTCGGACTGGTACGGCTGCAGGGACCAGAAGGGCGCCCCCGTCGACTC gTTTGTGGTGTATAAGCTGCCCCACGACCGACATGCTCAGTTCGCGCCGCTGCAGGAGGGGACAGCCTACATGTACCTCACCCCGGAGACAGCCTCAAG GTTGCAGAGTGGCGGCGTGTCGAGTGTGTTCAGTGAGTACCGGGACCTGGCCAGCGGGTGGGTGCTCAGCAAGGTCAGCATCAGCAATGAGTCCTCCATGGTGGCACGCACGCTCAGCAGACTCTACTCCGACCCTGAACTCAGCAAG AAAGCTGCGTTCATTCTCTACAACGACGAGTTTCCCAACGGCACAAAATCCATGACGAAAGGCCATACCAAAGGCGTTGTGGTGATGACCCTAAACGGAGGCTTCTGGCTCATCCACTCAGTGCCGATGTTCCCGCCACCGCCTGAGGATGGGAGTTACTCCTTCCCGCACTCAGCCCATCGCTACGGACAGACCATGTTGTGCATCAGCCTCCCCGCAGACCAGTCACAGAGCCTTG GGTACCAGCTCCTCCAAAACAACCCGTTCATGTATTCCGCCAACATGCCGGCGTCGCTGTCCACCAAGTTCTCCCTGCTGACCAAGGTGATGGAGGGCGAGCGGCCGTCCGCCCCCCCTTGGTAccacatcacctccatcacctcacAGGGCGGCAAGACCTTCACCTCCTTCGCTAAGTACAGGAAATACAACCAAG ATCTGTACAGTGGCTTGGTGGCTCCAACACTGCAGACGGACATCCTAGTGGAGAGCTGGCGTAAtggcccccaccccctcccctccacctgcaACATGAcctacag AGTGGAGAACATACAGGAGGTGACGGCCCGCGCTCCCTCCACCAACTTCTCCACACACCGAGACCACAGCAAGTGGGTGGTGGCCGCCCAGCCCGACAAGCCCTACGTCTGCATCGGGGACATCAACAGAATG GAGACGCAGTTCGAGAGGGCGGGCGGAACAGTGTGCATGTCCAGCCTCAGCATCTGGTACAGGTTCCACAACTTGGTGCAGACGGAGGAGGCTTGTCCCCTGGCTGTGTAG